Proteins encoded within one genomic window of Deinococcus aerophilus:
- a CDS encoding NADH-quinone oxidoreductase subunit C, which yields MTVTPAPAHTPPAPSPAGPRDVSGLMTELGLQEDDAAEPTAVVPPGRLREVAAELKERGFMLMDTVGLDYLTFTAPRPKRFAVLHNIYHPRDHRRLFLRVWLDDGEALDSLYPVWRAANYLEREVYDLLGVVFTGHPDLRKVLTPDDLEGHPLRKDFPLGETPTLFRDGRFLDPAAFRAGVTGQQSGLTGYRGELRRGRGEDRVPPVMPEGGPK from the coding sequence GTGACGGTCACGCCCGCTCCGGCGCACACGCCGCCCGCCCCCTCCCCCGCCGGTCCCCGCGACGTAAGCGGACTGATGACCGAACTGGGCCTGCAGGAAGACGACGCGGCGGAGCCCACCGCCGTCGTGCCGCCCGGGCGGCTGCGTGAGGTCGCCGCCGAACTCAAAGAACGCGGCTTCATGCTCATGGACACGGTGGGACTGGATTACCTGACCTTCACCGCGCCCCGACCCAAGCGGTTTGCCGTGCTGCACAACATCTACCACCCGCGCGACCACCGCCGCCTGTTCCTGCGGGTGTGGCTGGACGACGGCGAGGCGCTCGACAGCCTGTATCCGGTGTGGCGGGCCGCCAATTACCTGGAACGCGAGGTCTACGACCTGCTGGGCGTGGTGTTCACCGGCCATCCCGACCTGCGCAAGGTGCTCACGCCCGACGATCTGGAAGGCCACCCGCTGCGCAAGGACTTTCCGCTGGGCGAGACACCGACGCTGTTCCGCGACGGACGCTTTCTGGACCCCGCCGCCTTCCGGGCGGGCGTGACCGGCCAGCAGTCTGGCCTGACCGGCTACCGTGGCGAGCTGCGGCGCGGGCGCGGCGAGGACCGGGTACCGCCCGTGATGCCGGAAGGGGGGCCCAAATGA
- the nuoD gene encoding NADH dehydrogenase (quinone) subunit D, producing the protein MRPDHQESTSEERLHGQTGALMHTEIMSLNVGPQHPSTHGVLRLVVDMDGEYVVKVTPHMGYLHTGFEKTFENRTYQQGVTYAPRTDYLHSFGHELSYVLSVEKLLSAQVPERATTVRVILHELGRIHSHLVFVGTGLLDLGALTPFFYAFREKESVQDLFEAVCGYRMNQGYFRVGGLSRDIPDGWPAQVSRFLDQMERGVQEYTTLFAENPIFQDRAKGVGIIPPEVALDLGLTGPNLRASGVPLDNRKDNPYCGYETYDFNVVTSTDGDSLARFNMRLWEFGESIKIVRQALKRLQPGPVRDSNRKISLPPRHELETSMEAVIHHFKLVTEGFHPPVGEVYVPTESARGEVGYYIVSDGGSMPYRVKIRAPSFVNLQALEYACVGAQFADLITILATIDPVLGDVDR; encoded by the coding sequence ATGAGGCCCGACCACCAGGAATCCACCTCCGAGGAACGGCTGCACGGCCAGACCGGCGCGCTGATGCACACCGAGATCATGTCGCTGAACGTGGGGCCGCAGCACCCCAGCACGCACGGGGTGTTGCGGCTGGTGGTGGACATGGACGGCGAGTACGTGGTGAAGGTCACGCCGCACATGGGCTACCTGCACACCGGCTTCGAGAAAACCTTCGAGAACCGCACCTACCAGCAGGGCGTGACCTACGCGCCGCGCACCGATTACCTGCACAGCTTCGGCCACGAGCTGTCGTATGTGCTGAGCGTGGAGAAGCTGCTGTCGGCCCAGGTGCCCGAGCGCGCCACCACCGTCCGCGTGATCCTGCACGAGCTGGGGCGCATTCACAGTCACCTGGTGTTCGTGGGCACGGGCCTGCTGGACCTGGGCGCCCTGACGCCGTTCTTCTACGCCTTCCGCGAGAAGGAGAGCGTGCAGGACCTGTTCGAGGCGGTGTGTGGCTACCGCATGAACCAGGGCTACTTCCGGGTGGGCGGCCTGAGCCGCGACATCCCCGACGGCTGGCCCGCACAGGTCTCACGTTTTCTGGACCAGATGGAAAGGGGCGTTCAGGAATACACCACCCTGTTTGCCGAGAACCCCATCTTTCAGGACCGCGCCAAGGGCGTGGGCATCATTCCGCCCGAGGTCGCCCTGGACCTGGGCCTGACCGGACCGAACCTGCGCGCCTCGGGCGTGCCGCTGGACAACCGCAAGGACAACCCGTACTGCGGCTACGAGACCTACGACTTCAACGTGGTCACGAGCACCGACGGCGACAGCCTGGCGCGCTTCAACATGCGGCTGTGGGAGTTCGGGGAGAGCATCAAGATTGTCCGGCAGGCCCTCAAGCGCCTCCAGCCGGGGCCGGTCCGGGACTCCAACCGCAAGATCAGCCTGCCGCCCCGCCACGAACTGGAAACCAGCATGGAAGCGGTGATCCACCATTTCAAGCTGGTCACCGAGGGCTTTCACCCGCCGGTGGGCGAGGTGTACGTGCCCACCGAATCGGCGCGCGGGGAAGTCGGGTATTACATCGTCAGCGACGGCGGTTCCATGCCGTACCGGGTCAAGATCCGTGCCCCCAGCTTCGTGAACCTGCAGGCCCTGGAATACGCCTGTGTGGGCGCGCAGTTCGCCGACCTGATCACCATTCTCGCCACCATCGACCCCGTGCTCGGGGACGTGGACCGGTAA
- the nuoE gene encoding NADH-quinone oxidoreductase subunit NuoE produces the protein MSYFADKQSLVADIFSRYPTSPQGRRSALMPLLREVQDAEGFVSGSRMDEIAALCGTTATEVRSVMSFYSTYHTLPTGRYHLQVCSTVMCSLAGSDELWDHLIATLDVQPGEVSPDGRFSVQKVECLGSCGTAPMMQINDDGYYENVTPSKCARLLESLRADLQPLPDNPVPVTVNAEGRQVLASGEAVGASITGLSQLPPLSAGGDA, from the coding sequence TTGAGTTACTTCGCCGATAAACAGTCCCTGGTGGCCGACATCTTCAGCCGCTACCCCACCTCACCGCAGGGCCGCCGCTCGGCGCTGATGCCGCTGCTGCGTGAGGTTCAGGACGCCGAGGGCTTCGTGAGCGGGTCGCGCATGGACGAGATCGCTGCGCTGTGCGGCACCACCGCCACCGAGGTCCGCAGCGTCATGAGCTTTTATTCCACCTACCACACCCTGCCCACCGGCCGGTACCACCTGCAGGTGTGCAGCACGGTGATGTGTTCGCTGGCCGGGTCCGACGAGCTGTGGGACCACCTGATCGCCACGCTGGATGTGCAGCCGGGGGAGGTCAGCCCCGACGGACGTTTCAGCGTGCAGAAGGTGGAATGCCTGGGCTCATGCGGCACCGCCCCCATGATGCAGATCAACGACGACGGGTACTACGAGAACGTGACGCCTTCCAAGTGCGCCCGCCTGCTCGAGTCCCTGCGCGCCGACCTGCAGCCGCTGCCCGACAATCCGGTGCCCGTGACGGTGAATGCCGAGGGCCGTCAGGTTCTGGCGAGCGGTGAGGCGGTGGGGGCGAGCATCACCGGGCTGAGCCAGTTGCCGCCGCTGAGTGCCGGGGGGGACGCATGA
- the nuoF gene encoding NADH-quinone oxidoreductase subunit NuoF, with amino-acid sequence MTAVAPPRPITSGKDPRFAPTLYAHVGQPESWTLAYYRRNGGYEAVKRAFGMGADAVIDEVKASGLRGRGGAGFATGLKWSFMPLNDGKPHYIICNADESEPGSFKDRYLLSEDPHQLIEGMIIAAYAMRASVGYIYIRGEYVHAAQRIQAAIEEARAAGLLGQNILGSGFDFQLHLHRGAGAYICGEETALMNSLEGLRANPRLKPPFPAAAGLYGLPTTINNVETFCAATQILKFGAEWHAEMGTEKSKGMKLFQVSGPVARPGVYELPLGTTFRELIYDWAGGPLEEMKAIIPGGSSCPLLPYTDAILDTPMDYEHIAAAGSMLGTGGVTVIPKADCIVNATWNMVRFYGHESCGKCTPCREGISSWMTRMYEKLVRGHGQPGDVQLILDMSENIGGRSFCALADACLGPVLSSIALFREEYDSLAQLQKPVYPPRNRWRDA; translated from the coding sequence ATGACCGCCGTCGCCCCGCCCAGACCCATCACCAGCGGCAAGGACCCGCGCTTTGCGCCCACGCTGTACGCCCACGTCGGGCAACCTGAAAGCTGGACGCTGGCGTACTACCGCCGCAACGGCGGCTACGAGGCCGTCAAGCGTGCCTTTGGCATGGGTGCGGACGCCGTGATTGACGAGGTGAAGGCCTCTGGCCTGCGCGGACGCGGCGGCGCGGGCTTCGCCACCGGCCTCAAGTGGTCCTTCATGCCGCTCAACGACGGCAAGCCGCACTACATCATCTGCAACGCCGATGAATCCGAACCGGGGTCCTTCAAGGACCGCTACCTGCTCTCGGAAGACCCCCACCAGCTGATCGAGGGCATGATCATTGCCGCCTACGCCATGCGGGCCTCTGTCGGTTACATCTACATCCGGGGCGAGTATGTCCACGCCGCCCAGCGCATCCAGGCCGCCATTGAGGAGGCGCGGGCCGCCGGGCTGCTGGGCCAGAACATCCTGGGCAGCGGCTTTGACTTTCAGCTGCATCTGCACCGCGGAGCCGGGGCCTACATCTGCGGCGAGGAAACCGCGCTGATGAACTCCCTGGAGGGGCTGCGGGCCAATCCCCGCCTGAAACCGCCGTTTCCCGCCGCCGCCGGGTTGTACGGGCTGCCCACCACCATCAACAACGTGGAGACCTTCTGCGCCGCCACCCAGATTCTGAAATTTGGTGCGGAGTGGCACGCGGAGATGGGCACCGAGAAGAGCAAGGGCATGAAGCTGTTTCAGGTCTCGGGACCGGTGGCGCGGCCCGGCGTGTATGAGCTGCCGCTGGGCACCACCTTCCGCGAGCTGATCTACGACTGGGCGGGCGGTCCCCTGGAAGAGATGAAGGCCATCATCCCTGGCGGCTCCAGCTGCCCGCTGCTGCCGTACACCGACGCCATTCTGGACACGCCCATGGACTACGAGCACATCGCCGCCGCCGGGTCCATGCTGGGGACCGGGGGCGTCACCGTGATTCCGAAGGCCGACTGCATCGTGAACGCCACCTGGAACATGGTGCGCTTTTACGGCCATGAGTCCTGCGGCAAATGCACGCCGTGCCGCGAGGGAATTTCCAGCTGGATGACCCGCATGTACGAGAAGCTGGTGCGCGGCCACGGCCAGCCCGGCGACGTGCAGCTGATTCTGGACATGTCCGAGAACATCGGGGGCCGCAGCTTCTGCGCCCTGGCCGACGCCTGCCTGGGGCCGGTGCTGAGCAGCATCGCGCTGTTCCGCGAGGAATACGACTCGCTGGCACAGCTGCAAAAGCCGGTCTATCCGCCACGCAACCGCTGGAGAGACGCATGA
- the nuoG gene encoding NADH-quinone oxidoreductase subunit NuoG gives MKVTVDGTELDLLPGTSAIDAVFEAGGDVPYFCAHKYLSPVGACRMCLVETGSPRKEKDGSFIMDDATGQPRIFWFPKPMASCTMQATEGMHIKTARSSEVVAKAQAGMMEFTLLNHPLDCPTCDKGGACELQDRAFEYGYGASRFGFDRRHADKHYPLSEFIILDQERCIHCKRCVRYFEEVPGQEVLDFIERGGHTFIDTEEGGLPTGFQGNIADICPVGALLDNVARFRGRNWEYDHTPTTCTLCPVGCSITVDARNGRLERIVARENREVNEAWICDAGRFGHSFASEDRLTVPLVRVNGELQEASWDAAIAAIRAGMAHHSVADLGLYLNADSTLEEGVALEALADALGSVHVDHWPRYEISLDAMPNGAVTLSDVATADAVVVLGADLGEEAPVLELRILEMLRGGLLPPEYAHGTAIADLRLVERPERTPGKLAVIGKESRLWAHAGIRASANGHNALERLIHPDTPELKAALSLLSGAEKAIIILGADVLNGASGSFAAQLGQLATRTGAKILAIPAGANSRGLAALKLVPREGGLPFARLHDAPAAFISRLDPAGAGHPGRARGLTVVHDSHLTATARLADVVLPAVTNYEKRGTTVNLEGRLLTLEQAAISAGEAADLTRTLSAVAEALGLRAPVRGLKSAQTLAAQQLGLKLGDLPERGVLHTFHTVHVAATEQPHIPQLWTARMQPAVSPSAPRPVRLTALPLHTPVPTGGDD, from the coding sequence ATGAAAGTCACCGTTGACGGAACCGAACTCGACCTGCTGCCGGGCACCTCTGCCATTGACGCGGTGTTTGAAGCGGGCGGAGACGTGCCGTATTTCTGCGCCCACAAGTACCTCTCGCCGGTGGGTGCGTGCCGCATGTGCCTGGTGGAAACCGGCTCGCCGCGCAAGGAAAAGGACGGCTCGTTCATCATGGACGACGCCACGGGCCAGCCCAGGATCTTCTGGTTCCCCAAACCGATGGCCTCGTGCACCATGCAGGCCACCGAGGGCATGCACATCAAGACGGCCCGCAGCAGCGAGGTGGTGGCCAAAGCGCAGGCGGGCATGATGGAGTTCACCCTCCTGAACCACCCGCTGGACTGCCCCACCTGCGACAAGGGCGGCGCGTGCGAGCTGCAGGACCGCGCCTTCGAGTACGGCTACGGGGCGAGCCGCTTCGGCTTTGACCGCCGCCACGCCGACAAGCACTATCCGCTCTCAGAGTTCATCATTCTCGATCAGGAGCGCTGCATCCACTGCAAACGCTGCGTGCGCTACTTCGAGGAGGTGCCGGGACAGGAAGTGCTGGACTTTATCGAGCGGGGCGGGCACACCTTCATCGATACGGAGGAGGGGGGGCTGCCCACCGGATTCCAGGGCAACATCGCCGACATCTGCCCGGTCGGAGCGCTGCTGGACAACGTGGCGCGCTTCCGGGGCCGCAACTGGGAATACGACCATACTCCCACCACCTGCACCCTGTGCCCGGTGGGGTGCTCGATCACCGTGGACGCCCGCAACGGCCGCCTGGAGCGCATCGTGGCGCGCGAAAACCGTGAGGTGAACGAGGCCTGGATCTGCGACGCGGGGCGCTTTGGCCACAGCTTCGCCTCCGAAGACCGCCTGACCGTGCCGCTGGTGCGGGTAAACGGCGAGCTGCAGGAGGCGAGCTGGGACGCGGCGATTGCCGCCATCCGGGCGGGCATGGCCCACCACAGCGTGGCCGACCTGGGGCTGTACCTGAATGCCGATAGCACCCTGGAAGAAGGCGTGGCGCTCGAAGCGCTGGCCGACGCCCTGGGCAGCGTTCATGTGGACCACTGGCCGCGCTACGAGATCTCGCTGGACGCCATGCCGAACGGCGCGGTGACCCTGAGCGACGTGGCGACCGCCGACGCCGTGGTGGTCCTGGGCGCGGACCTGGGCGAGGAAGCCCCCGTGCTGGAACTGCGCATTCTGGAAATGCTGCGCGGCGGCCTGCTGCCTCCCGAGTACGCGCACGGCACGGCGATTGCCGACCTGCGGTTGGTGGAGCGTCCCGAGCGCACGCCCGGCAAACTGGCCGTGATCGGGAAGGAGTCGCGGCTGTGGGCGCACGCGGGCATCCGCGCCTCCGCGAACGGCCACAACGCCCTGGAGCGCCTGATCCACCCCGACACGCCCGAACTCAAGGCCGCACTGTCGCTGCTGAGCGGGGCCGAGAAGGCGATCATCATTCTGGGCGCGGACGTGCTGAACGGCGCTTCCGGCTCGTTTGCCGCGCAGCTGGGCCAGCTCGCCACCCGGACCGGCGCGAAGATCCTGGCCATCCCCGCCGGGGCCAACAGCAGAGGTCTGGCGGCCCTGAAGCTGGTACCCCGGGAAGGGGGGCTGCCCTTTGCCCGCCTGCACGACGCCCCGGCCGCCTTCATCAGCCGTCTGGACCCCGCCGGAGCTGGACATCCCGGCCGGGCACGCGGCCTGACGGTTGTTCACGACTCGCACCTGACGGCCACCGCCCGGCTGGCCGACGTGGTGCTGCCCGCCGTGACGAACTACGAGAAACGCGGCACCACCGTCAACCTGGAAGGCCGCCTGCTCACGCTGGAACAGGCCGCCATCAGTGCGGGCGAGGCCGCCGACCTGACGCGCACCCTGAGCGCCGTGGCCGAGGCGCTGGGCCTGCGCGCCCCGGTGCGCGGCCTGAAGTCGGCGCAGACGTTGGCGGCACAGCAGCTGGGACTCAAGCTGGGTGACCTGCCGGAACGCGGCGTCCTGCACACCTTCCACACCGTCCACGTGGCCGCCACCGAACAGCCCCACATTCCGCAGCTGTGGACGGCACGCATGCAGCCTGCCGTGTCTCCCTCGGCGCCCCGGCCCGTGCGGCTGACCGCCCTGCCCCTGCACACGCCGGTCCCCACCGGAGGCGACGACTGA
- the nuoH gene encoding NADH-quinone oxidoreductase subunit NuoH, with translation MPDWLLTALITLLKAVLVALALLTTFAYMTLIERRLLARMQIRYGPNRVGPMGLLQPLADAIKSIFKEDLQVTLADKLVYTLAPIIAIGMALTAFAGIPAGPPLSLFGENPWVYNLDAGLLALLALTSMGVYGIFLGGWASGSKYPILGGLRSSAQMISYELGMGLSILGTLMLIGSTNFVAIVEWQALNGWIIVFQVFAFALFLVSSFAEVNRTPFDLPEAEQEIVAGYLTEYTAIKWALFQMAEYVNMITASALMATLFFGGYRGPVFLDAVIPGISGWPIVWLVVKIAFFLFLFIWVRATLPRLRYDQLMRFGWKLLLPLALGNTMLVAFYLAFVTPAGWGLWLLGVLSGLALLLLFFLSDRVRALWSAPAIRPTDAPRPVRPAGGD, from the coding sequence ATGCCCGACTGGCTGCTCACCGCGCTGATCACCCTGCTCAAGGCCGTGCTGGTGGCCCTGGCCCTGCTCACGACCTTCGCGTACATGACCCTGATCGAGCGCCGGCTGCTCGCCCGGATGCAGATTCGCTACGGACCCAACCGCGTGGGGCCCATGGGCCTGCTGCAACCGCTGGCCGACGCCATCAAGAGCATCTTCAAGGAAGACCTGCAGGTCACGCTGGCCGACAAGCTGGTGTACACCCTGGCCCCCATCATCGCCATCGGCATGGCCCTGACCGCCTTCGCCGGCATTCCGGCGGGGCCGCCGCTGAGCCTGTTCGGGGAAAACCCCTGGGTCTACAACCTGGACGCCGGGCTGCTCGCGCTGCTCGCGCTGACCTCCATGGGCGTGTACGGCATCTTCCTGGGCGGCTGGGCCTCGGGCAGCAAGTACCCGATTCTGGGGGGCCTGCGCTCCAGCGCCCAGATGATCAGCTATGAGCTGGGCATGGGCCTGAGCATCCTGGGCACGCTGATGCTGATCGGCAGCACCAACTTCGTCGCCATCGTGGAGTGGCAGGCGCTCAACGGCTGGATCATCGTGTTTCAGGTGTTTGCCTTCGCACTGTTTCTCGTCAGCTCCTTTGCCGAGGTCAACCGCACGCCGTTTGACCTGCCGGAAGCCGAGCAGGAGATTGTGGCCGGCTACCTCACCGAGTACACCGCCATCAAGTGGGCGCTGTTCCAGATGGCCGAGTACGTCAACATGATCACCGCCTCGGCCCTGATGGCCACGCTGTTCTTCGGCGGCTACCGGGGACCGGTGTTCCTGGACGCCGTGATTCCCGGCATCAGCGGCTGGCCGATCGTGTGGCTGGTCGTCAAGATCGCCTTTTTCCTGTTCCTGTTCATCTGGGTGCGCGCCACCCTGCCCCGGCTGCGCTACGACCAGCTGATGCGCTTTGGCTGGAAGCTGCTGCTGCCGCTGGCGCTGGGCAACACCATGCTGGTGGCCTTTTACCTCGCCTTCGTCACGCCTGCGGGCTGGGGCCTGTGGCTGCTGGGGGTCCTCAGCGGGCTGGCGCTGCTGCTGCTGTTCTTCCTGAGTGACCGGGTGCGTGCGCTGTGGAGCGCTCCGGCCATCCGTCCGACAGACGCCCCCAGACCGGTGCGGCCGGCCGGGGGGGACTGA
- the nuoI gene encoding NADH-quinone oxidoreductase subunit NuoI has translation MGVLDIAKGMGLTLGKLFQKPVTVSYPEQRATLQPRFRGRHILTRHPGTGLEKCIGCSLCAAACPAYAIYVEAAENDPASPHSPGERYAKVYEINMLRCIFCGMCEEACPTGAVVMGNEFEMADYRYGDFVYAKEDMLVGVTGSLPQRREAAKSGKPVRLGFQLDGPPRKELEGVEYP, from the coding sequence ATGGGCGTTCTTGACATCGCCAAGGGCATGGGCCTGACACTGGGCAAGCTGTTCCAGAAACCCGTGACCGTGAGCTACCCCGAGCAGCGGGCCACCCTGCAGCCCCGTTTCCGTGGGCGCCACATCCTGACCCGGCACCCGGGCACCGGCCTGGAAAAGTGCATCGGCTGCTCGCTGTGCGCCGCCGCGTGCCCGGCCTACGCCATCTACGTGGAGGCCGCCGAGAACGACCCGGCCTCACCGCACAGCCCCGGCGAGCGTTACGCCAAGGTCTACGAGATCAACATGCTGCGCTGCATCTTCTGCGGCATGTGCGAGGAAGCCTGCCCCACCGGCGCGGTGGTCATGGGCAACGAATTCGAGATGGCCGACTACCGCTACGGCGACTTCGTGTACGCCAAGGAGGACATGCTCGTGGGCGTGACCGGCTCGCTGCCCCAGCGCCGCGAGGCCGCGAAGAGTGGCAAGCCGGTCCGGCTGGGCTTTCAGCTCGACGGCCCGCCCCGCAAGGAGCTCGAGGGGGTGGAGTACCCGTGA
- a CDS encoding NADH-quinone oxidoreductase subunit J family protein, whose protein sequence is MMLAFIVLGALALVGGVITIAARNAVHAALGLVGTLISVAGLFATLNASFLAAIQVIVYAGAIMVLFLFVIMLLNANTPISGRDPIPLVRELAGLGGVVLAGSFTVLAFSFRDPRPLVEGTAALGGGSALRVGETLLTRFLLPFEAVSILLLVAIVGAVALVQRPAAQPDNVPDTETEPLPTAQNMPARSGSGPQPALQRLNDPEAEVRA, encoded by the coding sequence ATGATGCTCGCCTTCATCGTGCTGGGCGCCCTCGCCCTGGTCGGCGGCGTCATTACCATCGCGGCCAGAAACGCCGTTCACGCGGCGCTGGGCCTGGTGGGCACCCTGATCAGCGTGGCGGGCCTGTTCGCCACCCTGAACGCCTCGTTTCTGGCGGCCATTCAGGTGATCGTGTACGCCGGGGCAATCATGGTCCTCTTTCTGTTCGTGATCATGCTGCTTAATGCCAACACGCCCATCTCCGGACGCGACCCGATTCCGCTGGTGCGCGAGCTCGCGGGGCTGGGCGGCGTGGTGCTGGCCGGCTCGTTCACGGTGCTCGCCTTTTCCTTCCGCGACCCGCGCCCACTGGTCGAGGGCACGGCGGCGCTGGGGGGCGGCTCCGCGCTGCGGGTGGGCGAGACGCTGCTCACCCGCTTTCTGCTGCCCTTCGAGGCGGTCAGCATTCTGCTGCTCGTCGCCATCGTGGGGGCCGTGGCGCTGGTGCAGCGGCCCGCCGCGCAGCCGGACAACGTGCCCGACACCGAGACCGAACCCCTGCCCACCGCGCAGAACATGCCCGCGCGGAGCGGGTCCGGTCCCCAACCCGCCCTGCAACGCCTGAATGACCCCGAAGCGGAGGTGCGTGCCTGA
- the nuoK gene encoding NADH-quinone oxidoreductase subunit NuoK: MVPTGYYIALSGILFALGMIGVLTRRTAIMVFLSVELMLNAANIALVAFARSWGDLTGQTAVFIVMTLAAAEVAIGLAIIVAIFRKRETTNVDDLAAMKG; the protein is encoded by the coding sequence ATGGTACCGACCGGTTACTACATCGCCCTGTCGGGCATTCTCTTTGCGCTGGGCATGATCGGCGTGCTGACGCGGCGCACCGCCATCATGGTCTTTCTCAGTGTGGAACTCATGCTGAATGCCGCCAACATCGCCCTGGTCGCCTTCGCCCGTTCGTGGGGCGACCTGACCGGGCAGACCGCCGTGTTCATCGTGATGACCCTGGCCGCCGCCGAGGTGGCGATTGGCCTGGCAATCATCGTCGCCATCTTCCGCAAGCGGGAAACCACCAATGTGGACGACCTCGCGGCGATGAAAGGCTGA